DNA sequence from the Rhizobium lusitanum genome:
CTGTCGTCCTTGCAGATCTCCATCCGCAGAGCGAGGCCAAGGCCGTCGACTTCGCCGACGATGGCATGGCGCTTCTGCAACTGCTTCAGCCCATCGAGGAAATACGCGCCCTTGGCCATGATGGCCGTGCCGAAATCCTCTTCTTCCAACATTTTCATCGCTTCGAGAGCCACGGCGGTCCCCATCGGATTGCTGGCGAAAGTGGAATGTGTCGAGCCGGGCGGGAAGATCGTCGGGTTGATCATCTCTTCCCGTGCCCAGACGCCTGAAAGCGGATTGAGCCCGTTGGTGATCGCCTTGCCGAAGACAAGAATGTCGGGCGACACGCCGAAATGCTCGATCGACCAGAGCTTGCCGGTGCGATAGACGCCCATCTGGATTTCGTCGACGACGAGCAGAATGCCATGTTCATCCAGCACCTTCTTCAGCTCGACGAAGAAGTTCATCGGCGGAATGACATAGCCGCCCGTGCCCTGGATCGGCTCGATGTAGAAGGCGGCATATTCCGACTTGCCGGCCTTCGGATCCCAGACGCCGTTATATTCGCTCTCGAACAGACGGGCGAATTTCTGGACGCAGTAATGCCCATATTCTTCCTTCGACATGCCCTTCGGGCCGCGGAAGTGATAGGGAAACTCGACGAACTGTGCCCGGTCGCCAAAATGGCCGTAGCGACGGCGATAGCGATAGCTCGAGGTGATCGCGGAAGCACCGAGCGTGCGGCCGTGATAACCACCTTCGAAGGCGAACATCAGGCTCTTGCCGCCGGTGTAATTGCGCACCAGCTTCAGCGAATCCTCAACCGCCTGCGAACCGCCGACGTTGAAATGAACGCGGCCCTTGTGCCCGAACTTGCGCTCGGCATCCTGAGCAATCATCGCCGCCAGCTCCACCTTTTCGCGGTGCAGATACTGCGAGGCGACCTGCGGCAGCCGATCGAGCTGGCGATGCGCGGCGTTGTTCAGGCGCTCGTTGCGATAGCCGAAATTGACGGCGGAGTACCACATCTGCAGATCGAGGAACGGCGTCCCAGTCCGGTCGTAGACGAAGGAGCCTTCGCATTCTTCG
Encoded proteins:
- a CDS encoding aspartate aminotransferase family protein produces the protein MKTNVAEAFSGETQLPIKSEEELRILEEAYCSHGDTVHYTAKPKFFEECEGSFVYDRTGTPFLDLQMWYSAVNFGYRNERLNNAAHRQLDRLPQVASQYLHREKVELAAMIAQDAERKFGHKGRVHFNVGGSQAVEDSLKLVRNYTGGKSLMFAFEGGYHGRTLGASAITSSYRYRRRYGHFGDRAQFVEFPYHFRGPKGMSKEEYGHYCVQKFARLFESEYNGVWDPKAGKSEYAAFYIEPIQGTGGYVIPPMNFFVELKKVLDEHGILLVVDEIQMGVYRTGKLWSIEHFGVSPDILVFGKAITNGLNPLSGVWAREEMINPTIFPPGSTHSTFASNPMGTAVALEAMKMLEEEDFGTAIMAKGAYFLDGLKQLQKRHAIVGEVDGLGLALRMEICKDDSYTPDKATMDWLCDEGMKGDLQVGAKMYGLVLDVGGYHKNVITFAPNLLITREEIDLALSLLDQLLTRAARR